Proteins encoded within one genomic window of Thermococcus celer Vu 13 = JCM 8558:
- a CDS encoding GTPase, translating to MKQRKAWRIVREIVDEADIIVEVVDARDPIGTRNGKLERLAREEGKPLLVVMNKADLVPKEWAEEYKRRSDVPVVFVSARERKGTGILRKEIKKLAKPLLEEKDKVKVALVGYPNVGKSTIINTLKGRRAVKTAPIPGYTKGKHLIRLSKRIWLLDSPGVIPIDDFDELVIRGGFPADKIEEPLKPALRLIKRILETRKEAITERFGIEGLEDGEEILRRIGERRGLIKAGGEVDLEETARWLLREWQTGRFTLFGEGKKGEEGFTRDFEDVLDGVERELLLDPRRIIWRYGDELRERLDNRKRVGIREIEGVTVGIATGFKRCDSAVKFIERLTGRHVVSSECFGGKWKGVVVVLD from the coding sequence ATGAAGCAGAGAAAGGCGTGGAGAATAGTGAGGGAGATCGTTGACGAGGCCGACATCATCGTCGAGGTGGTCGACGCGAGGGACCCCATCGGAACGAGGAACGGGAAGCTCGAGAGGCTCGCAAGGGAGGAGGGCAAGCCGCTCCTCGTGGTCATGAACAAGGCGGATCTGGTTCCGAAGGAGTGGGCCGAGGAATACAAGAGGAGAAGCGACGTTCCAGTGGTCTTCGTATCCGCCCGCGAGAGGAAGGGAACCGGAATCCTGAGGAAGGAGATAAAAAAGCTCGCGAAGCCGCTCCTCGAGGAGAAGGACAAAGTTAAGGTCGCCCTCGTGGGCTACCCGAACGTCGGCAAGAGCACGATAATCAACACGCTCAAGGGAAGGAGGGCAGTGAAAACGGCCCCTATACCCGGTTACACCAAGGGGAAGCACCTGATAAGGCTGAGCAAGAGGATATGGCTCCTGGACTCGCCGGGGGTAATTCCGATAGATGACTTCGACGAGCTCGTCATCAGGGGCGGATTTCCCGCCGACAAGATCGAGGAACCCTTGAAGCCCGCGCTGAGGCTCATAAAGCGGATACTCGAGACGAGGAAGGAGGCGATAACCGAGAGGTTCGGCATCGAGGGGCTCGAGGACGGAGAGGAGATACTAAGGCGGATAGGCGAGAGGAGGGGCCTGATAAAGGCCGGCGGCGAGGTTGACCTCGAGGAGACCGCGAGATGGCTCCTGAGGGAGTGGCAGACGGGCCGCTTCACCCTCTTCGGGGAAGGGAAGAAAGGGGAGGAAGGATTCACCCGGGACTTCGAGGACGTCCTCGATGGGGTGGAGAGGGAGCTCCTGCTCGACCCGCGGAGGATAATCTGGAGGTACGGCGACGAGTTAAGGGAAAGGCTCGACAACAGGAAACGCGTCGGGATCAGGGAGATCGAGGGGGTTACGGTCGGAATAGCGACGGGTTTCAAGAGGTGCGACTCCGCCGTTAAGTTCATCGAGAGGCTGACGGGCAGGCACGTCGTCTCGAGCGAGTGCTTCGGGGGAAAGTGGAAGGGCGTTGTGGTCGTACTCGATTAA
- the trm14 gene encoding tRNA (guanine(6)-N2)-methyltransferase, with amino-acid sequence MRLLLTTSRGIEDLARAEVEGLFAKLGVPFRVEERPLGVEGRVSAEVGEAHYRDEKGRERELSIPTYLNERSRLLHRVIVGIASERFKGIEEEEPEVALKRIEDFVASLPVERYVKVSESFAVRGFRKGEHRITSVDIARTVGTAVFERLSRFGSPRVNLDHPAVIFRAELVGDAFFLGIDTTGDSSLHKRPWRVYDHPAHLKASIANALIELAKPDGGSFIDPFCGSGTIPIELALRGYGGRITCLEKFRKHLRGARMNALSAGVIDRIEFVQGDATRLSEYVDSVDFAVSNLPYGLKIGRKGDIPKLYMDFFRELAGVLERRGVFITTEKRAIERAIEENGFKITHHRLIGHGGLTVHAYVVE; translated from the coding sequence ATGAGGCTCCTACTGACGACTTCAAGGGGGATCGAGGACCTCGCGAGGGCCGAGGTCGAGGGACTGTTCGCCAAACTGGGGGTTCCGTTTCGGGTGGAGGAGAGGCCCCTCGGCGTCGAGGGCCGTGTTTCGGCCGAGGTGGGCGAGGCCCATTACAGGGACGAGAAGGGACGGGAGAGGGAACTGAGCATCCCGACATACCTCAATGAGCGTTCGAGGCTCCTCCACCGCGTAATCGTCGGGATAGCAAGCGAGAGGTTCAAGGGCATCGAAGAGGAGGAACCTGAGGTCGCCCTGAAGAGGATCGAGGACTTCGTGGCCTCTCTGCCGGTGGAAAGGTACGTCAAGGTCAGCGAGAGCTTTGCCGTTAGGGGTTTCAGAAAGGGCGAGCACAGAATCACGAGCGTGGACATCGCCAGAACCGTTGGGACGGCCGTTTTCGAAAGGCTGTCGCGGTTCGGGAGCCCGAGGGTGAACCTTGACCATCCGGCCGTCATCTTCCGGGCCGAGCTGGTGGGCGATGCATTCTTCCTCGGGATAGACACCACGGGCGACAGCTCGCTCCACAAACGGCCCTGGCGCGTCTACGACCACCCGGCCCACCTGAAGGCCAGCATAGCCAACGCGCTGATAGAGCTGGCGAAGCCCGACGGTGGTTCCTTCATAGACCCGTTCTGCGGCTCAGGGACGATTCCCATCGAGCTGGCCCTGAGGGGTTACGGGGGGAGGATAACCTGCCTCGAGAAGTTCAGGAAACACCTGCGCGGGGCGAGGATGAACGCCCTCTCGGCGGGGGTTATCGATAGGATCGAGTTCGTCCAGGGGGACGCGACGAGGCTGAGCGAATACGTTGATAGCGTCGATTTCGCGGTCAGCAACCTTCCCTACGGGCTCAAGATAGGGCGGAAGGGGGATATACCGAAGCTCTACATGGATTTCTTTAGGGAACTCGCGGGGGTTCTCGAAAGGCGCGGCGTCTTCATAACGACGGAGAAGAGGGCGATTGAGAGGGCCATTGAGGAGAACGGCTTCAAGATAACGCACCACCGCCTCATCGGTCACGGCGGCCTCACGGTGCACGCCTACGTGGTGGAATAA
- a CDS encoding fumarylacetoacetate hydrolase family protein: MVRLPFRDTFYELRPSKIVALAKNYAEHAREMESDVPDEPVFFLKPPSSLIGPGEPIILPRMSKRVDHEVELAVIMGKRARRVPEEKAMDYVLGYTILLDVTARDLQWEARRKGLPWTVAKGFDTFAPVGPRVVDRRELEIGNLEIGLRVNGEVRQLGRTSEMIFKVPKIIEYVSGVMTLEPGDIIATGTPAGVGPLRHGDHVEAWIQGIGTVEFDVLSEGSILC; encoded by the coding sequence ATGGTTCGCCTTCCGTTTAGGGACACCTTCTACGAGTTGAGACCGAGCAAGATAGTGGCGCTTGCCAAGAACTACGCGGAGCACGCAAGGGAGATGGAGAGCGACGTCCCGGATGAGCCCGTTTTCTTCCTCAAGCCGCCGAGCTCACTCATAGGCCCCGGTGAGCCGATAATCCTGCCGAGGATGAGCAAAAGGGTCGACCATGAGGTCGAGCTGGCGGTGATAATGGGTAAGAGGGCCAGGCGGGTTCCGGAGGAAAAGGCCATGGATTACGTCCTCGGGTACACGATACTCCTCGACGTAACCGCCAGGGATCTCCAGTGGGAGGCGAGGCGGAAAGGTCTCCCCTGGACGGTGGCGAAGGGCTTTGACACCTTCGCACCGGTTGGTCCGCGGGTCGTTGATAGGAGGGAGCTGGAGATAGGGAACCTTGAAATCGGCCTTAGGGTCAACGGAGAGGTAAGACAGCTGGGAAGAACGAGCGAGATGATATTCAAAGTCCCGAAGATAATCGAGTACGTCTCGGGCGTAATGACCCTGGAGCCCGGTGATATAATAGCGACCGGAACCCCCGCCGGGGTCGGCCCGCTAAGGCACGGCGATCACGTAGAGGCGTGGATCCAGGGCATCGGAACCGTGGAGTTCGACGTCCTGAGCGAGGGCTCGATCCTCTGCTGA
- a CDS encoding type 1 glutamine amidotransferase family protein gives MKIKASLILILIILSTLVSSSTVSASSPAKAPRLLIVCSDAEDVMFANSLSTRGFDVDILYLGKDLPGDRSKLSDLTYLVKYDEVWIPDLNFRWTEGGRLTAEETEVLSEYVRRGGALIVGLNTYTQSWSRSLEEITGTRLLRIEAPKTDSADWDIVYEGSEYAYNDTYQAVVVNVYRGEVIARYKNGLPAVTISRFGDGVGVLMTFNPVNALMDRPNFVGLYSEIGLKAIEERSTPPRPLSNGELLKLQLKNLLMNPLVMPLLLLVVLEVLGYVGLMPQGITVLLAVPLLPFSKFLLKRPLYERIMETVVTLKGVTLSELSEETEVTRRRLKFPLAFLILNHRINLVDLRHLGENETLIVLRGFEGEGVASWAVRRYPRLMEIIANTPGVAIIDLAHRVNMPPYDVLRLMRELSKYGVVEVRKMVVDYEVYPMKPLLRWFEL, from the coding sequence ATGAAAATAAAAGCTTCGTTGATCCTGATACTAATCATCCTGTCCACACTCGTCTCATCATCCACGGTGAGCGCATCCTCGCCGGCGAAAGCCCCCAGGTTACTAATCGTATGTAGCGATGCCGAGGACGTGATGTTCGCAAACTCTCTATCAACGAGAGGTTTTGATGTTGATATCCTTTACCTCGGGAAGGATCTGCCCGGAGATCGCTCCAAACTCTCCGACCTCACCTACCTCGTGAAGTACGATGAGGTATGGATACCTGATCTGAACTTCAGATGGACCGAGGGTGGAAGGCTTACCGCGGAGGAAACGGAAGTTCTATCCGAGTACGTTAGGAGGGGAGGGGCTTTAATAGTTGGCCTGAACACGTACACCCAGAGCTGGAGCAGGTCACTCGAAGAGATCACCGGAACGAGGTTGCTCCGCATAGAGGCACCAAAAACCGACTCTGCGGACTGGGACATCGTTTATGAAGGCAGCGAGTACGCTTACAACGACACCTATCAGGCAGTGGTGGTGAACGTTTACAGAGGAGAGGTCATAGCCCGATACAAAAACGGCCTCCCCGCGGTGACGATTTCCAGATTTGGGGATGGGGTTGGGGTTCTAATGACCTTCAATCCCGTTAACGCCCTCATGGACCGTCCAAACTTCGTAGGATTGTACTCTGAAATCGGCCTGAAAGCCATTGAGGAGCGTTCTACCCCCCCTCGGCCCCTGTCTAACGGCGAACTCCTCAAACTACAACTTAAAAACCTCCTCATGAATCCTCTCGTTATGCCCCTTCTCCTCCTTGTGGTTCTGGAGGTTCTGGGTTACGTTGGGTTGATGCCCCAGGGAATCACGGTTCTTCTGGCGGTTCCCCTCCTGCCGTTCTCAAAATTTCTCCTAAAAAGACCCCTATACGAGAGGATCATGGAAACAGTTGTGACTCTCAAAGGAGTGACTCTATCCGAGCTCTCAGAGGAGACGGAGGTAACGAGGAGACGGCTGAAGTTTCCCCTGGCGTTTTTAATTCTCAATCACAGGATAAACCTCGTTGACCTGAGGCATCTTGGAGAAAACGAGACCCTGATAGTTTTGAGGGGCTTTGAGGGAGAGGGGGTAGCTTCGTGGGCCGTGAGGAGGTATCCCCGTCTCATGGAGATAATCGCAAACACCCCTGGGGTGGCCATAATCGACCTCGCCCACAGGGTCAACATGCCCCCCTACGATGTCCTGAGGTTAATGCGCGAGCTCTCGAAGTACGGGGTGGTCGAGGTCAGAAAGATGGTGGTCGATTACGAGGTATACCCCATGAAGCCCCTCCTGAGGTGGTTTGAGTTATGA